A stretch of the Gemmatimonas sp. UBA7669 genome encodes the following:
- a CDS encoding DnaJ C-terminal domain-containing protein: MANSPDYYAILGVSSSATADEIKKQYRRLAKQYHPDANQNDPKASERFKEISEAYNVLGDADKRKQYDDMRRLGAFGGMSGFGGARPSSRPGGFGSTGPGQSGAGTFTDFDVGGLGGLGDLFSSMFGGAAGAARARGKGPERGQSIEQTVQVPFRTAAAGGKVPVELEVNEECAVCRGNGAAPGAQIKPCNECNGRGVISFGQGSFAVNRPCPVCVGRGSVPSERCPTCRGTGEARVRRTVLISVPPGAETGHKVRLRGQGGKGASGGQAGDLVITFDVQPDRFYKRDGLDLIATVPINIAQATLGSRISVKTLDGKKVALRIPAGTSAGRRFKVAGQGIEKDGKRGDLLVEITITVPESLTEAQEKAMREFAEASGLKF; encoded by the coding sequence ATGGCGAATAGCCCCGACTACTACGCGATTCTCGGTGTGTCGTCGTCAGCCACGGCTGACGAGATCAAGAAGCAGTATCGCCGTCTGGCCAAGCAGTACCATCCGGACGCGAATCAGAACGACCCCAAGGCATCGGAGCGCTTCAAGGAAATCTCCGAGGCCTACAACGTGCTGGGCGACGCCGACAAGCGAAAACAGTACGACGACATGCGGCGGCTCGGTGCCTTTGGTGGCATGAGCGGCTTCGGTGGCGCGCGCCCGTCGTCGCGGCCGGGTGGCTTTGGCAGTACCGGTCCCGGGCAGTCGGGTGCGGGCACGTTCACCGATTTCGACGTGGGTGGGCTCGGTGGACTTGGCGATCTGTTTTCGTCGATGTTTGGCGGCGCGGCTGGTGCGGCGCGTGCGCGCGGCAAGGGCCCTGAACGTGGGCAGAGCATCGAGCAGACCGTGCAGGTGCCGTTCCGCACGGCCGCGGCCGGTGGCAAGGTCCCGGTGGAGCTCGAGGTCAACGAGGAGTGCGCGGTGTGCCGTGGCAACGGCGCCGCGCCCGGCGCGCAGATCAAGCCCTGCAACGAGTGCAACGGCCGCGGCGTGATCTCATTTGGTCAGGGCAGCTTTGCGGTGAACCGGCCCTGCCCGGTGTGTGTGGGTCGCGGCAGCGTGCCGTCGGAACGTTGTCCCACCTGCCGTGGTACGGGAGAGGCACGGGTGCGTCGCACGGTGCTCATCTCGGTGCCGCCGGGTGCGGAAACGGGGCACAAGGTGCGACTGCGCGGTCAGGGGGGCAAGGGCGCGTCGGGCGGGCAGGCCGGCGATCTTGTCATCACCTTCGACGTGCAACCCGATCGGTTCTACAAGCGGGACGGTCTCGATCTGATTGCCACGGTGCCCATCAACATCGCGCAGGCCACCTTGGGTTCGCGCATCAGCGTGAAGACACTCGACGGCAAGAAGGTGGCGCTGCGCATTCCGGCCGGGACGTCGGCCGGTCGTCGCTTCAAGGTGGCGGGACAGGGCATCGAGAAGGATGGCAAGCGTGGGGACCTGCTGGTGGAGATCACGATCACCGTACCGGAATCGCTCACCGAAGCGCAGGAGAAGGCCATGCGGGAGTTTGCGGAAGCCAGTGGGCTCAAGTTCTGA
- a CDS encoding helix-turn-helix domain-containing protein, with the protein MPSCSIVSSAPSPCLRDAIIGDYVAWVERFDESIVRRETPSLLVPCVIPFGAVYSLRDALERTAEIRGSLIAGPYDCWVDVRMSTVSVALQVNFSLLGARRLLGCPMHEITNAIIDLPAVMGAEGRQLVEDLTSAPDWPTRFALLDAALVRRWMSSPRIPAAMRWAWTELGLPAGCASTGTVDVLAGEAFRVRPVQEVAQSLGWSNKKFSALVQDATGFTPRRLLSVHRVECATHVLRTRPQTSLSTVAAAVGYADHAHLTRDVVAFTGMTPSRYKALAGTELMGLPLPGE; encoded by the coding sequence ATGCCTTCCTGTTCCATCGTTTCCTCGGCACCGTCTCCCTGTCTGCGCGACGCCATCATCGGCGACTACGTCGCGTGGGTCGAGCGATTCGATGAGTCCATCGTACGCCGCGAGACACCGTCGCTGCTGGTGCCCTGCGTCATTCCGTTCGGCGCGGTCTACTCGCTGCGGGATGCGCTCGAGCGCACGGCAGAAATCCGCGGCAGCCTCATTGCGGGACCGTACGATTGCTGGGTCGACGTGCGCATGTCGACCGTCAGCGTGGCACTGCAGGTCAATTTCTCGCTGCTGGGGGCGCGTCGTCTGTTGGGCTGTCCCATGCACGAGATCACCAATGCCATCATCGATCTGCCGGCGGTGATGGGGGCCGAGGGTCGTCAACTGGTTGAGGACCTCACGTCGGCGCCGGATTGGCCCACGCGTTTCGCGTTGCTGGATGCGGCCCTCGTGCGCCGCTGGATGAGCAGCCCGCGCATTCCGGCTGCCATGCGCTGGGCGTGGACGGAGCTCGGTCTGCCGGCGGGCTGTGCGAGCACCGGTACGGTGGATGTGTTGGCGGGCGAGGCCTTTCGCGTGCGACCGGTGCAGGAAGTGGCGCAGTCACTGGGCTGGAGCAACAAGAAGTTTTCAGCGCTTGTGCAGGACGCCACCGGCTTCACGCCGCGTCGTCTGCTGTCGGTGCATCGTGTGGAGTGCGCCACGCATGTGCTGCGCACCCGGCCCCAGACATCGCTGAGCACTGTTGCGGCGGCGGTCGGCTACGCCGATCATGCGCATCTGACCCGTGATGTGGTGGCGTTTACCGGGATGACACCGTCGCGTTACAAAGCGCTGGCGGGAACGGAGCTCATGGGTTTGCCGCTGCCGGGCGAGTAG
- a CDS encoding VOC family protein: MRPFMLHCYPCLTYADPDAALVFLREAFDFVPMVVHRNADGRIAHAEVVRGSVALMIGPPRDERGWAAASSLPQRHASLYVAMVAASAHEVDALCARAWEAGAVVTRPPEDTPYGTREFTVRDPEGQEWHVGNYHPLGDASSEVLADSGGDEPSASTMEHASS, from the coding sequence ATGCGTCCCTTCATGCTGCACTGCTATCCCTGTCTCACCTATGCCGATCCCGACGCCGCGCTGGTGTTTCTGCGGGAGGCCTTTGATTTCGTTCCCATGGTCGTGCATCGAAACGCCGACGGCCGCATTGCGCACGCAGAGGTTGTGCGTGGGTCGGTGGCGCTCATGATTGGTCCGCCGCGCGACGAGCGCGGATGGGCGGCGGCGAGCAGTTTGCCGCAGCGTCATGCGTCGCTGTATGTGGCCATGGTGGCCGCGTCGGCGCACGAAGTGGACGCGCTGTGTGCGCGCGCCTGGGAGGCAGGGGCGGTCGTGACCCGTCCTCCTGAGGACACGCCCTATGGCACGCGTGAGTTCACGGTGCGTGATCCGGAGGGCCAGGAGTGGCATGTCGGCAATTACCATCCGCTGGGTGATGCCAGCTCCGAGGTGTTGGCCGATTCGGGTGGCGATGAGCCAAGCGCGTCGACGATGGAGCACGCGTCGTCATGA
- a CDS encoding MmcQ/YjbR family DNA-binding protein produces MSAAATLDALDRVRALCLALPDAHEVEAWGEPTFRVRNKLFAMYASPGNHHGRGRPAVWIKARAENQRLLMELDPARYFSPPYVGPSGWVGMWLDKRPRWREVEELLRDGYRQVAPKRLLQAHGG; encoded by the coding sequence ATGAGCGCGGCGGCGACATTGGACGCACTGGACCGTGTGCGCGCGCTCTGTCTGGCCCTGCCCGATGCGCACGAAGTGGAGGCCTGGGGCGAGCCCACGTTTCGTGTGCGCAACAAGCTGTTTGCCATGTATGCAAGTCCGGGCAATCATCACGGGCGCGGGCGTCCGGCGGTGTGGATCAAGGCCAGGGCGGAGAATCAGCGTCTGCTGATGGAGCTGGATCCTGCGCGCTATTTCTCGCCGCCCTATGTGGGGCCGTCGGGGTGGGTGGGCATGTGGCTGGACAAGCGACCGCGTTGGCGCGAGGTGGAGGAACTGCTGCGGGACGGATATCGGCAGGTGGCGCCCAAGCGATTGCTGCAGGCGCACGGGGGCTGA
- a CDS encoding dicarboxylate/amino acid:cation symporter, which yields MTESAPQTPPPPAPRSSPLRSSALRSVGVQVTLGLVLGLALGMLLGRESAPSAFTTSLLAVLDVIGTAWINAVRMTVIPLVVPLLIVGVAGGGDLQMTGRVGARAFGWMLAMLVACAVMSLLVAPVWFESLALDPAATARLRETARIEVPPADALSLRTWVLSLIPTNPIKAAADGTLLPVVLFTLLYAFALGRVNEGPRTAQLAFFRGMADTMLVVVRWMLALGGIGIFALATVLGHKLGASVLGAIAFYVMVLVVLHLVATVACYVLVALSRRVPLRDFARALLPSQAVGMGTRSSLAALPAMVKGATDVLRLPGTATGFVLPLTASVFKLTSAVYWVVGALFVGALYGIELSTGNLALVAASSVVLSFSTPGIPSGGMLLQVPLYTSIGLPIEGIGMLIALDTLPDMFKTLLNVTADMAVAVLTAEKQ from the coding sequence ATGACGGAATCGGCTCCACAGACCCCGCCTCCTCCCGCCCCGCGTTCTTCGCCCCTGCGTTCGTCAGCCCTGCGCTCGGTGGGGGTGCAGGTCACGCTTGGCCTCGTGCTGGGTCTGGCTCTTGGCATGCTGCTCGGGCGCGAGAGCGCGCCCTCGGCATTCACCACGTCGCTGTTGGCTGTTCTTGATGTAATTGGCACGGCGTGGATCAATGCCGTGCGCATGACGGTGATTCCGCTGGTGGTGCCGCTGCTCATTGTGGGTGTGGCGGGCGGCGGTGATCTGCAGATGACGGGCCGCGTCGGGGCGCGGGCGTTTGGCTGGATGCTGGCCATGCTGGTGGCCTGCGCGGTCATGTCGTTGCTGGTGGCACCGGTGTGGTTCGAGTCCCTCGCCCTCGACCCTGCAGCCACGGCGCGTCTGCGGGAAACGGCGCGCATTGAGGTGCCGCCGGCCGATGCGCTGTCGCTGCGCACCTGGGTGCTGTCGCTCATTCCCACCAATCCCATCAAGGCGGCGGCCGACGGTACGCTGCTGCCGGTGGTGCTGTTCACACTGCTGTACGCGTTTGCGCTGGGCCGCGTGAACGAGGGGCCGCGCACGGCACAGCTGGCGTTCTTTCGCGGCATGGCCGACACCATGCTGGTGGTGGTGCGCTGGATGCTGGCGCTTGGTGGCATCGGCATCTTTGCGCTGGCCACGGTGCTGGGCCACAAGCTGGGCGCGAGTGTGCTGGGTGCGATTGCGTTCTACGTGATGGTGCTGGTGGTACTGCATCTGGTGGCCACGGTGGCGTGTTACGTGCTTGTTGCGCTCTCGCGTCGGGTCCCGCTGCGCGACTTTGCGCGCGCGCTATTGCCCTCGCAGGCGGTGGGCATGGGTACACGCAGTTCACTGGCGGCGCTGCCGGCCATGGTGAAGGGCGCCACCGATGTGCTGCGCCTGCCGGGCACGGCCACGGGCTTCGTGCTGCCGCTTACGGCGTCGGTGTTCAAGCTCACGAGTGCCGTGTACTGGGTGGTGGGTGCGCTGTTCGTGGGCGCGCTGTACGGCATTGAACTCAGCACCGGCAATCTGGCGTTGGTGGCGGCATCGAGTGTGGTGCTGAGTTTCAGCACGCCAGGCATCCCGAGCGGCGGCATGCTGCTGCAGGTGCCGCTCTACACGAGCATCGGACTGCCCATCGAGGGCATTGGCATGCTCATCGCGCTCGACACGCTGCCGGACATGTTCAAGACGCTGCTCAACGTGACGGCGGATATGGCAGTGGCCGTGCTTACAGCGGAAAAGCAGTAA
- the mnmA gene encoding tRNA 2-thiouridine(34) synthase MnmA translates to MIYSPTFPSLVTPLPAKGERVLVAMSGGVDSSVAAALLVDAGCDVVGVTMKLHGDDADVPDRPCCSLDATSDARRVCETLGIPHYVTNLVDRFGQDVLNNFVQEYARGRTPIPCVRCNTFTKFRDLLAKADAIDARWLATGHYARIGRRDGQAVMLRGRDAGKDQSYFLWGIERAVLDRLVLPIGTQTKAETREIARRFGLRTAEKIESQDICFVPDGDHVRVIREHLGADAPALQRGPLRLVSGEVVGEHEGFARYTIGQRRGLPGGFAAPMFVVDIVPDERAVVIGPREALLGRGLEARELNWMADAPQVGDAVQVQVRNRAKPSPATVLRIDDRDIELALDEPIQAISPGQSVVLYDGEVVLGGGVIEKGRRMLPQFS, encoded by the coding sequence ATGATCTATTCGCCCACGTTCCCGTCGCTCGTCACGCCGCTGCCCGCCAAGGGTGAGCGGGTGCTCGTGGCCATGAGTGGCGGCGTGGATTCGTCGGTGGCGGCGGCCTTGCTGGTGGACGCCGGATGCGACGTCGTGGGTGTGACCATGAAGCTGCATGGTGACGACGCGGACGTGCCTGACCGGCCGTGCTGCTCGCTCGATGCCACCAGCGACGCGCGGCGCGTGTGCGAAACGCTGGGCATACCGCACTACGTCACCAACCTGGTCGATCGATTCGGTCAGGATGTGCTGAACAACTTCGTGCAGGAGTACGCGCGCGGCCGCACGCCCATTCCCTGCGTGCGCTGCAACACCTTCACCAAGTTCCGCGATCTGCTGGCCAAGGCCGACGCCATCGACGCGCGCTGGCTCGCCACGGGACACTATGCGCGCATCGGTCGCCGCGATGGTCAGGCGGTCATGCTGCGCGGTCGCGACGCGGGCAAGGATCAGAGCTACTTCCTCTGGGGCATCGAGCGCGCGGTGCTCGATCGTCTCGTGCTGCCCATTGGCACGCAAACCAAGGCGGAGACGCGCGAGATTGCGCGGCGCTTTGGATTGCGCACCGCCGAAAAGATCGAGAGCCAGGACATCTGCTTCGTGCCTGACGGCGATCACGTGCGTGTCATTCGCGAGCACTTGGGCGCCGACGCGCCGGCGCTGCAGCGAGGGCCACTGCGCCTGGTGAGCGGCGAGGTCGTTGGTGAGCACGAGGGCTTTGCGCGCTACACCATTGGGCAGCGCCGCGGCCTGCCGGGCGGCTTTGCCGCGCCGATGTTCGTGGTGGATATCGTGCCTGACGAGCGCGCCGTGGTGATAGGTCCGCGCGAGGCGCTGCTGGGCCGCGGCCTCGAGGCGCGCGAACTCAACTGGATGGCCGATGCGCCGCAGGTTGGCGACGCGGTGCAGGTGCAGGTGCGCAATCGCGCCAAGCCCTCGCCGGCCACGGTGCTGCGCATTGATGACCGCGACATTGAGCTGGCCCTTGATGAGCCCATCCAGGCCATTTCGCCGGGACAGTCGGTGGTGCTGTACGACGGCGAGGTGGTCCTGGGCGGCGGCGTCATCGAGAAGGGGCGGCGGATGCTCCCGCAGTTTTCGTGA
- a CDS encoding cysteine desulfurase family protein yields MSTTPIYLDHAATTPVRDEVMAAMAPFFGPRFGNPSSVHRWGREARVALDEARERVAACLGAHSDEVCFTSGGTEGDNLAVLGVFRTRRSEGRRAAITTPIEHKAVLAAAHQVAQEGGDERLVRVDHRGVVDHAHFVSLLDDTVAVASVMWVNNEVGVVQDVPALARAAKAAGAVFHTDGVQAFGKVSIDARQTPFDLLTISGHKIGAPKGIGALYIRRDTPLSPLFHGGSQDRGRRPGTENVAFAVGLATAAELTLAEHEAEHARLETLRREFVTALRARVPDVVIHAEGAPTAPHIVNLSIPGTNSESLLMALDLRGIACSAGSACQSGSVSASHVLTAMGVPVELANAALRLSFGALSTPECVTRTVDALATLADKARAPRAQAQFAVVDF; encoded by the coding sequence ATGTCCACCACCCCCATCTATCTCGACCACGCCGCCACGACCCCGGTGCGCGACGAGGTCATGGCTGCCATGGCGCCGTTCTTCGGCCCGCGCTTCGGCAATCCCAGCAGCGTGCATCGCTGGGGCCGCGAGGCGCGGGTCGCCCTGGATGAAGCGCGTGAGCGTGTGGCCGCCTGTCTTGGCGCGCACAGCGACGAAGTCTGCTTCACCTCCGGCGGCACCGAAGGCGACAATCTCGCCGTGCTGGGCGTGTTCCGCACACGTCGGAGCGAAGGTCGACGCGCGGCCATCACCACGCCCATCGAGCACAAGGCCGTGCTGGCCGCGGCACATCAAGTGGCGCAGGAGGGTGGTGATGAGCGTCTCGTACGCGTGGACCATCGTGGCGTGGTGGACCACGCACACTTTGTCTCGCTGCTCGACGACACGGTGGCCGTGGCCAGTGTGATGTGGGTGAACAACGAAGTGGGCGTGGTGCAGGACGTGCCGGCGTTGGCGCGGGCCGCCAAGGCCGCCGGTGCGGTTTTTCACACCGACGGTGTGCAGGCGTTTGGCAAGGTGTCCATTGACGCGCGCCAGACGCCATTCGACCTGCTCACCATTTCCGGTCACAAGATCGGTGCCCCCAAGGGCATCGGTGCGCTGTACATTCGACGCGACACGCCACTCTCGCCGCTGTTTCACGGCGGCTCGCAGGATCGTGGTCGGCGTCCCGGCACCGAGAACGTGGCCTTTGCGGTGGGCCTGGCCACGGCGGCCGAGCTCACACTGGCCGAGCATGAAGCCGAGCACGCGCGGCTCGAAACGCTGCGCCGCGAATTTGTCACGGCATTGCGCGCGCGCGTGCCGGACGTGGTAATACACGCTGAGGGTGCGCCAACGGCGCCGCACATCGTGAACCTGTCCATTCCCGGTACCAACAGCGAGTCGCTGCTCATGGCGCTCGATCTGCGCGGCATTGCCTGCAGTGCGGGCTCGGCGTGTCAGAGCGGCAGCGTCTCGGCGTCACACGTGCTGACCGCCATGGGCGTGCCCGTGGAACTGGCCAACGCGGCGCTGCGTCTGTCGTTTGGCGCGCTGTCCACACCCGAGTGTGTGACACGCACGGTGGACGCGCTGGCCACGCTGGCGGACAAGGCCCGCGCACCGCGCGCACAGGCGCAGTTCGCGGTCGTGGACTTCTGA
- the cobU gene encoding bifunctional adenosylcobinamide kinase/adenosylcobinamide-phosphate guanylyltransferase — translation MSTATSVLLLGGVRAGKSARALTLAESAPAACHIFVATAQAFDEEMARRIAAHRAERDARWHTIEASADIVTPLAAALSARPRASDEATVVLLDCITLWVSNLLLALDTMDDAEQHIARRAAELVQLMQTQADVRWVLVSNEVGLGVVPPTPLGRAYRDALGRANQLLAAAVDRVELMVAGLSLRLK, via the coding sequence ATGAGCACTGCGACCAGTGTGCTGTTGCTTGGCGGCGTACGAGCGGGCAAGAGTGCCCGCGCGTTGACACTGGCCGAATCTGCGCCCGCTGCCTGCCATATTTTCGTGGCGACCGCGCAGGCTTTTGACGAGGAGATGGCGCGCCGTATTGCCGCGCACCGCGCCGAACGCGATGCCCGCTGGCACACGATCGAGGCATCAGCGGACATCGTCACACCGCTCGCGGCGGCACTGTCCGCACGCCCGCGCGCATCGGACGAGGCGACCGTGGTGCTGCTCGATTGCATCACGCTGTGGGTGAGCAATCTGCTGCTTGCGCTCGATACGATGGACGACGCCGAACAACACATCGCGAGGCGTGCGGCGGAACTGGTGCAGCTCATGCAGACACAAGCCGACGTGCGCTGGGTGCTCGTGAGCAATGAAGTCGGGCTTGGCGTCGTGCCGCCCACGCCACTCGGACGCGCGTACCGCGATGCGCTGGGACGCGCCAATCAGCTGCTGGCCGCCGCCGTGGATCGCGTGGAGCTGATGGTGGCTGGCCTGAGTCTGCGCCTCAAGTAG
- a CDS encoding cobyric acid synthase, with the protein MATSSPTSHTAPHAAPLGRVLMIQGTSSHAGKTTVVAALCRWFANAGYRVAPYKAQNMSNNAAVTRHGEEVGRAQAMQAAAARVDVTVDMNPVLLKPQSDRTSQIVVLGKPWLTADATDYYARKHHLWPIVTAALDRLRASHDLVIVEGAGSPAEINLAQYDIVNMRVARHADAPVLLVGDIERGGVFAALYGTHALLSDDERRLIKAFVINKFRGDPTLLDPGFDMLEARTGVPTIGVLPWFDLRDLPQEDALEWAQPDHAREVAAEATPRALDIVIARLPRVANLDEFQPLLLEPGVRVRFVGHAGEFGTPDLVIIPGTKSTMDDLHWLRERGLADRIQRHAAAGGPVLGICGGYQMLGHRIDDPAGVEGQGSVEGLRLLPVTTEFAREKVTRRVRATATNASSLWQAPSIALPAYEIHMGRTTALDHQVDLRPAFRVSAEAPGSDETPDGCCSADGLIVGTYLHGALEHTALRRALLTRSAERAGIALPPPASALSLDDALDRLATVVGANLDMEAVCAMLDLPQRATA; encoded by the coding sequence ATGGCCACCTCGTCTCCAACTTCGCACACAGCGCCGCATGCAGCGCCGCTCGGGCGCGTGCTCATGATTCAGGGCACGTCGTCACACGCCGGCAAGACCACCGTGGTGGCCGCACTCTGCCGCTGGTTCGCCAACGCCGGCTACCGCGTGGCGCCATACAAGGCGCAGAACATGTCCAACAACGCCGCGGTAACGCGCCACGGAGAAGAAGTCGGTCGCGCACAGGCCATGCAGGCGGCGGCGGCGCGCGTCGACGTCACGGTGGATATGAATCCAGTGCTGCTCAAACCACAGAGCGACCGCACCTCGCAGATCGTGGTCCTCGGCAAACCCTGGCTCACCGCCGACGCCACTGACTACTACGCCCGCAAGCATCATCTCTGGCCCATCGTGACGGCGGCGCTCGACCGTCTGCGCGCGAGCCATGACCTCGTGATCGTGGAAGGCGCCGGCAGTCCGGCGGAAATCAACCTCGCGCAATACGACATCGTGAACATGCGCGTGGCGCGTCATGCCGACGCCCCTGTGCTGCTGGTAGGTGATATCGAACGTGGTGGTGTGTTCGCTGCGCTGTACGGCACGCATGCGCTCCTCAGCGACGACGAACGCCGGCTGATCAAGGCCTTCGTCATCAACAAGTTTCGCGGTGACCCCACGCTGCTCGATCCAGGGTTCGACATGCTCGAGGCGCGAACCGGCGTGCCCACCATCGGCGTCCTCCCGTGGTTCGATCTGCGGGACCTTCCGCAGGAGGACGCACTCGAGTGGGCGCAACCCGACCACGCGCGTGAGGTGGCTGCCGAGGCGACGCCGCGTGCGCTGGATATCGTGATTGCTCGACTCCCGCGCGTGGCCAATCTCGACGAGTTCCAGCCACTGCTGCTCGAACCCGGCGTCCGCGTGCGCTTCGTGGGCCACGCCGGGGAGTTCGGCACGCCGGACCTCGTCATCATACCTGGCACCAAGTCCACCATGGACGACCTGCACTGGCTGCGTGAACGTGGTCTTGCCGATCGCATCCAGCGGCACGCCGCAGCGGGCGGCCCCGTGCTCGGTATCTGCGGTGGATATCAGATGCTCGGGCATCGCATTGACGATCCGGCCGGCGTGGAAGGTCAGGGATCGGTAGAAGGTTTGCGCCTCCTGCCCGTGACCACCGAATTCGCCCGCGAGAAGGTCACACGCCGCGTCCGTGCCACGGCCACCAATGCGTCATCACTCTGGCAGGCTCCGTCCATCGCGTTGCCGGCCTACGAAATTCACATGGGGCGCACCACCGCACTCGACCATCAGGTAGACCTGCGGCCGGCGTTTCGTGTGAGCGCTGAAGCCCCAGGTTCCGACGAGACGCCGGATGGATGCTGCTCTGCCGACGGATTGATCGTGGGCACCTATCTGCATGGGGCCCTCGAACACACGGCACTGCGGCGCGCGCTGCTCACGCGCAGTGCCGAACGCGCAGGAATTGCGCTGCCACCGCCGGCCTCCGCCCTTTCACTCGACGACGCGTTGGACAGGCTGGCCACCGTCGTTGGCGCCAACCTCGACATGGAGGCGGTCTGCGCCATGCTCGACCTGCCGCAGCGTGCGACCGCATGA
- a CDS encoding ABC transporter substrate-binding protein codes for MVATYAAAVLAACGTRGDAEPDRRVSAVAESAMAESKGDAAVAVVDDAGRTVQLSHPARRVVSLIPSATETLLAIGAGPLLVGRTRYDVAPEVQHLPLVGGSVDPSIEAIAALRPDLVVSWESDKRQQFRERLERLGVPIFMLRTQDTSDVYRGLHNLGVLTGHSRGAELTAARLRAELDSVRISVAALPRPRVLYVVFNDPPMTVGPHTFIGQLIDLAGGTSIFADAATNWPNVPMEEIVRRNPDIVIVPVGEFKGQALGRLRVMPGWRTLPAVREGRLVQVPANLLSRPSPNIGKAARVLRAAMFPAFATAVHAADTDWRAGSADGLAPTTVDGRATRR; via the coding sequence ATGGTCGCCACGTACGCTGCCGCAGTGTTGGCGGCGTGCGGGACGCGTGGCGACGCCGAGCCCGATCGCCGCGTGTCGGCAGTTGCGGAGTCGGCAATGGCAGAAAGCAAAGGCGATGCGGCCGTTGCCGTCGTCGATGATGCCGGGCGCACGGTGCAGCTGTCGCACCCCGCCCGTCGCGTGGTCAGCCTCATTCCGAGCGCTACCGAAACTCTGCTGGCCATCGGCGCAGGGCCGCTGCTGGTGGGACGCACGCGTTATGACGTGGCACCGGAGGTGCAGCATCTGCCGCTCGTCGGCGGTTCGGTGGACCCGAGCATCGAAGCCATTGCGGCGCTGCGCCCCGATCTGGTGGTGTCGTGGGAGAGCGACAAACGCCAGCAGTTTCGCGAACGGCTCGAGCGACTCGGCGTGCCCATCTTCATGCTGCGCACGCAGGATACCAGCGATGTCTATCGCGGCCTGCACAACCTGGGTGTACTCACCGGGCACAGTCGCGGCGCGGAACTGACGGCCGCGCGTTTGCGAGCGGAGTTGGACAGTGTCCGCATCTCCGTGGCCGCGCTGCCACGTCCGCGCGTCCTGTATGTGGTGTTCAACGACCCGCCAATGACTGTCGGGCCACACACCTTCATCGGGCAGCTCATCGACCTGGCCGGCGGCACGTCGATCTTTGCGGACGCCGCCACCAATTGGCCCAATGTCCCCATGGAAGAGATTGTGCGGCGTAATCCGGACATCGTGATCGTGCCTGTTGGCGAGTTCAAGGGGCAGGCCCTTGGACGCCTGCGCGTCATGCCTGGGTGGCGCACGTTGCCTGCGGTGCGTGAAGGACGCCTCGTGCAGGTGCCGGCCAATCTGCTGAGCCGGCCGAGCCCCAACATCGGCAAGGCGGCCCGGGTCCTGCGCGCGGCCATGTTCCCGGCCTTCGCCACCGCGGTGCATGCCGCCGACACGGACTGGCGGGCTGGGTCCGCCGATGGGCTGGCACCGACCACCGTAGACGGTCGAGCGACACGCCGATGA